A genomic window from Nicotiana sylvestris chromosome 11, ASM39365v2, whole genome shotgun sequence includes:
- the LOC104229137 gene encoding protein PHOX1-like: MGKDWKKSKKLGGKSGDTSMKQNKVGENNSPRRFDKDTAVFIAMSHELKDEGNKLFQKRDYEGAMLKYDKAIKLLPRNHIDVSYLRSNIAACYMQMGLSEYPRAIHECNLALEVTPKYSKALMKRARCYEALNRLDLAQRDVNRVLEMEPNNLMAIEIAERVKTTIEEKGIGANDVPIDLIPVPEYVELPFASSQSKSSKEKAQKKKNKKVEEEMVNGKAEEKGLDNQIDLKQADNRNEEENAENKDGKVEEMKREIRIEENKDKDQTQEEKMDDKMEGKKAENKANRKKAKDKSKEKKSKDEIEVNKAKDRQEENKDEDNEERKTEDKLVVEEIISRTTEEEPKRTVKLVFGEDIRWAQVPLNCSILTLREVIGDRFPNLKAVLIKYRDQEGDLVTVTTNEELRWAEASVQHGSVRLYIVEVNPEQDPFYEKIKREEDEHKYSARHIQIVENGYVEKSKENGPVYIDDWIFQFSNLFKNYVGFESDAYLDLHEVGMKLYSEALEEAVTSEEAQCLFSTAGETFQEMAALALFNWGNVHMSRARKRVYLKEDSSGESLLAQVKFAYGWAQKEYSKAGERYEEALKIKPNFYEGILALGQQQFEQAKLSWYYAISSGVDLDSWPSTEVLHLYNCAEENMERGMQMWEDAEEQRLNELSSPDKILSQKIKSENLVKGISADEATEQAANMRSQINLLWGTMLYERSLMEFKLGLPLWHESLEVAVEKFELAGASPTDIAVMIKNHSSNSTATEGLGFNIDEIVQAWNEMYEARRWERGVPSFRLEPLLRRRVSKLYHALELA; encoded by the exons ATGGGAAAGGATTGGAAGAAGTCAAAAAAATTAGGAGGCAAATCTGGTGATACTAGTATGAAGCAAAACAAAGTTGGTGAAAATAATAGCCCGAGGCGATTTGATAAGGACACAGCAGTTTTCATTGCAATGTCTCATGAACTTAAGGATGAGGGGAATAAGCTATTTCAAAAGAGGGATTATGAAGGAGCTATGCTGAAGTATGACAAAGCTATAAAATTGCTTCCGCGGAACCACATAGACGTATCCTACCTTCGTAGTAATATAGCCGCTTGTTATATGCAAATGGGACTTAGTGAATATCCTAGGGCGATCCACGAGTGTAATTTGGCTCTTGAAGTTACACCTAAATATAGTAAGGCACTTATGAAGAGAGCTAGGTGTTATGAGGCGCTGAATAGGTTGGATTTGGCACAGAGAGATGTTAATAGAGTGCTGGAGATGGAACCGAATAATCTCATGGCTATTGAGATTGCAGAGAGGGTGAAAACAACCATTGAGGAAAAAGGCATTGGAGCGAATGACGTTCCTATAGATTTGATTCCAGTACCTGAATATGTTGAACTACCTTTTGCTTCAAGTCAGTCGAAATCATCTAAAGAGAAGgcacaaaagaagaaaaacaagaaagtaGAGGAGGAGATGGTTAATGGCAAGGCTGAAGAAAAGGGATTAGACAACCAAATCGATTTAAAGCAAGCTGATAACAGAAACGAGGAAGAGAATGCTGAGAACAAGGACGGGAAAGTCGAGGAGATGAAACGTGAGATTAGGATTGAAGAAAATAAGGATAAAGATCAGACTCAGGAAGAAAAGATGGACGACAAGATGGAGGGGAAGAAAGCTGAGAACAAGGCCAACAGAAAGAAAGCTAAGGACAAGAGTAAGGAAAAGAAGAGTAAGGACGAGATCGAGGTAAATAAGGCCAAGGATAGGCAGGAGGAGAATAAAGATGAGGACAATGAGGAGAGGAAAACTGAAGATAAATTGGTGGTGGAGGAAATTATCAGTCGTACCACAGAAGAAGAGCCAAAAAGAACAGTGAAATTAGTATTTGGGGAAGACATAAGGTGGGCTCAAGTTCCCCTGAACTGTAGCATCTTGACACTGAGGGAGGTCATAGGTGATCGGTTCCCAAACTTAAAAGCAGTCCTAATCAAGTATAGGGACCAAGAAGGTGACCTGGTTACAGTGACGACAAATGAGGAGTTAAGATGGGCTGAAGCTTCTGTTCAACATGGTTCAGTAAGACTCTATATCGTGGAAGTTAATCCGGAGCAGGATCCATTCTATGAGAAGATCAAAAGGGAGGAAGACGAACATAAATACAGCGCACGACATATACAGATTGTTGAAAATGGGTATGTTGAAAAAAGCAAGGAAAATGGACCAGTTTACATTGATGATTGGATCTTTCAGTTCTCTAATTTGTTCAAGAACTATGTTGGATTTGAGTCTGATGCTTATCTGGATCTCCATGAAGTCGGAATGAAGCTATACTCTGAGGCTTTGGAAGAGGCAGTCACAAGTGAAGAAGCTCAATGTCTTTTCAGCACAGCTGGAGAAACATTTCAGGAGATGGCTGCTTTGGCATTGTTCAACTGGGGTAATGTTCATATGTCCAGGGCGCGGAAAAGGGTCTATTTGAAAGAAGATAGTTCCGGAGAATCTTTGCTTGCACAGGTAAAATTTGCTTATGGTTGGGCTCAAAAGGAATATTCAAAAGCAGGAGAGAGATATGAAGAGGCACTGAAGATCAAACCAAATTTTTATGAAGGTATTCTTGCTCTGGGGCAGCAACAGTTTGAGCAGGCAAAACTTTCTTGGTATTATGCGATTAGCAGTGGTGTCGATTTGGATTCTTGGCCTTCTACAGAAGTTCTGCATCTTTACAACTGTGCTGAGGAAAATATGGAAAGAGGTATGCAGATGTGGGAGGACGCAGAGGAGCAGCGTCTCAACGAACTATCAAGTCCCGACAAAATCCTTTCGCAGAAGATAAAGTCGGAGAATTTGGTCAAAGGAATATCTGCAGATGAAGCTACTGAGCAAGCTGCAAACATGAGGTCTCAGATAAATTTACTATGGGGAACAATGCTATACGAACGATCACTTATGGAGTTCAAACTCGGGCTTCCACTCTGGCATGAATCTTTGGAAGTTGCTGTTGAAAAATTTGAATTGGCCGGAGCTTCTCCAACAGATATTGCTGTTATGAtaaagaatcattcttccaacaGTACTGCAACAGAAG GGCTGGGATTCAATATTGATGAAATTGTACAGGCATGGAATGAGATGTATGAAGCAAGAAGGTGGGAAAGAGGAGTACCTTCTTTCAGGTTGGAACCATTGCTTCGTCGACGAGTTTCCAAGCTGTATCATGCCCTTGAATtagcatga